The following DNA comes from Osmerus eperlanus chromosome 5, fOsmEpe2.1, whole genome shotgun sequence.
CGGACTGTTATTACCCCCCACCTCCTTCTTGCACATCACGACTTTTCAGTCGGAGTAGCTACTGCACTGCCCAGCATAAATTTGCACTTATTATAAGCACCTTGCAACTGCCTACCCTCCCTGTTTCATTACATTGGTCAGTGAGTATTGTGtataataatttttatttgtaggCTATTATTATCTTAtcttttattgttattattgtccGCTACTATCTATTTGATTATTAAAAACTGCACTGTTGTAGGCTCAGCGGCACAAAGCTTTTCATTGTACTTGTAGGTTGTGTATCCTGTACATATGACAATAAACTTGAATTGAATTAAAAACGTTTGCTAGCGTCACTTCTGCCTAGtttatcttttttttatgttttctttctaaaagtttgatgtaggcctagtcccaACCGTCTCAGTGAGCGTCTCTTTACAGAATTTACACACggctgtgtgttttcttttggacgtTTTTGAGtgcgaggaggggtggtgggtaaTTTCAAATAAAAAGAGTTAAACTATTGGTTTGAAGCCTGAAGTTTTACATCCAATAACAGTAATGAtattaacaaataaattaaacaatgCAATTTAGTGATATTCCCGCAGTTGTGATCTTGACCGGTCTTGAAATAAATCCCGAGTCCTCTTTGTCCGAGACCGAGACAAGACCGAGTAAAAATGCGGTCTTCAAACTCAGATACGGTATTGAATAGACTATCTTGACGACTGAAGTGCAGTCAGGCCTTAGAGAAATTACCAGGTTTTACAAGTTTTAGGATTTCTATTGTCATTCCTAAGTAAAAATGGCTTGTTCTCGGATTATGCTCATGGTTTATCTCCCAGATTGTTTGTCACTGCAGCGAAGTTTATGTTGGGGTTGTCAGGGCCCAGATTCTCTTGGAAGATGCACTTTAAGCATCGGCGTGCTTGTCAAAGCACATGTTATCAAATATAGTTTTCATCATGCACATGGCCACCTGCGAATTTTAGCGAACAATTTAGCTACGATCTATAAAGAACTATTCACTGGTAGGTCTTTGATTATGTTTGCAAAAAAATTTGGCCTGCCGTGTTTGACGTCAGCAATACCATCTAATTAACTTTGAGCGAATGGCATCGAATTGTGAGTATTCGTTCGTGGGGTATTTTTGGTGTAGCTCTGATAGCACCCAGTGGTCACGTGCACCCCAGCCGCAGAGTGTTATCAACATAAAATTAACAGGCAAGCCCCATGTCAAACAAAGTCAAAAATGCTTGCCCGGCTGGAGCTGAAAGCGACGGTAGCGATGTTGAATGGGATCTCGGGTTCCCGTCGTCGAAAAAGACAGTGGACACAGCGGTAATATAAATGCACACGTGTGTTGCTAGCTCCTAAGAGCGTGCTCAAGCTTCCACGAGCTTCGAAGTTACGCTTGCTAGCAGGCGTCAATCTGTAATCACATTTCAGATAACCACTTAACATATACTTGCTCCAAAGTTATACATTTTAGACAACATATTCCAGCAAAGGTTTATGTTGCATAGAAAGACTCAGCTGTCAATATAAGGTCATGTTCTCATCCATGTGTTGCTAATTGGGCGCGTCAAGTTTAttgacattggccgggtttcccagatttgttaagaagctcttaacgctaagagcttctttggagcgttctaagaacgctctagaacgctcctaagaacgCTCTTacaacgctcctaagaagctcttacggttaagagcttcttaatgAATCTGGGAAACCAGGACATTAACTACCTAGAAACTGAAGGCTAGAAAGTGGCTACGTGCTGCACCAAACTTTGTAGTGTAGCTCGTAGCCGGACACCTCGAATGTTCTGAAGGAAACAAATATTTTGTCAAAAAAGGATAATGCCTCCTGTTTTGAATGGGGACATTATCCTGCTGACAAACTATACTCAAGCAATACTGTGACTGTTGAATACTAATTTCACACCATTATTTTGAAGAACTGAATACACACCACAGCATGGGATCAATGTTCATAGAAATCATTGTTACGTGTTGCAAAGGTGTGGAACATTTTCCTGAAAATATTCCCCAAAGGTTTTATGTGAATTTCTATCAACTCTGCTTATAATGGTGTTATATATGTTTCTTCTGTAACCTACATTAAAACAATTAGCAAGACATTAGAGATGTAAATTGGAAAACAGATTAAAAGGCCATTTAAGGGCCTGTGGCACAGTGAAAACAGCCATCAGATGGGAATTGCAATTCACTGCTTGTGCAGGTGTATGCTTTCTTTACCTGAACCCAATTTTTCTACATCAGTCTCTGACACAATTGATCATAGTCAAGCCGCACACACAATGGTACAGTATTTGGCCCAGCAAACACTTGGGTCATGTTATAGCCTAACTTGACCCAACTTGAGTATAAGAAGCACTCCTGTATTTCTCTTGCTCGCCTAGTTTGTATAACTAGTTGTTTAGTTTAGAGGCTGTGCTTGGTTTATGCTTTTGTGAACAGAGAAGCACACCTTTTGGGCAACAAAGAAAACCACCCATAGTGGCAGATCTGCCCATCAACCAGGGGTTTTCTGCTGGTAGTGCAGTATTGAAATTCAGTGGCCTTATAGTGAGAGTGCTCATCAGCCAATGTAAACAAACCATTTTGTTATATTTTcctttatttgtaatttaatcTTTATCTGTTTCCAGGGCACAAGTGCAGGGGTTCCAGTGGAAGAAGACAGTGTGGCTAAGTTAAAAAGAGCTATTGACACTGGAAACGTCCATCTCGTTCAAGAGCTGTTGGACAATGGTACAGTTTGTCGATGGCTACCTCAAGTGTaatttaaaatgaaaaaaatgtgTATGTTGACCTTATAACTTGTGTGTCAGGTCTGGATGTGGAGACGAGACTTGGCTTTGAGTGGACACCTCTCATGTGTGCTGTTCATGTTGCTCATTGTGAGCTGGCTGTGCTGCTCCTGAACAGAGGGGCCAGCGCCAACTTCAGCAGAGGTAAGATCCATCCACTTCCACCGTCAATTACCAAACAGTTAGTGCTAGAAGGGTTTCTTCAACTCAATAAATACATTGCAAAGTGTTCAAATGTTTTTTCCAGATCCAAACACTTGTGGGGAAAGCAAAAACGACCGTAAATGTAGTGACTCTTCAAATTATTTTTTAAAACACTGTACTTCAGTGTACAAAAATTGTTTTTTTACGCTGCTAAAAAACATGAAAGGAAGACTTAATCACACATCGGGTCCCaatgaaaaaaatacattacTGATCAAAATCTTTGATCTTTGATCTCTACTGTACATTGTGTaatttgttacatttacatttagtcatttagcagacgctcttatccagagcgacttacagtaagtacagggacattcccccgaggcaagtagggtgaagtgccttgcccaaggacacaacgtcagtttgcatgaccgggaatcgaactggcaaccttcggattactagcccgattccctcaccgctcagccaacagactcttTGTTGAGAACAAATTGACACAACTATGGTCAATGGACACCAAAATCACCAACTAATTGAGGGCTGGAGTCAAACTCACACCGAAAGTCAAAGTAAGCAATTGAAATCACATGCTGTTCCAACTTTTGGctcagtatgtgtgtatggccCCCACGTGCCTGTATGCACTCCCGACAATGTCTGGGCTCCTGATGAGATGGCAGATGGTGTCCTGGGGGGATGTCCtcccagacctggatcagggcaTTCATGAGCTCCTGGACAGTCTGTTGCGTTACTTGGCGTCGTCGGATGCCCTCATGCAGGGTAGTTTGTTTCAACCCTCTTGTTCCGTTCTCCACATACACTAATAGAGTCAAAAGTACCAATCACACTTGCCAGTCACATTCCTCTTAATCAAAACTAAGACAAATACCGTGATTGTGCACTAGGCCACATTCAGAACACTGGGATCCGCAAGTATCGCTTTCAATTAATCCCTCGATCGATGACTTTCTCTTGAACAAAACCTGTGTTTTGTTGAAACGCTCCCCTTCCCACCTTCTTTTCATTTCCACACGTGCACCAGACCAAAGACGGGGGAACCAATTAGAAGGCGTCTCATTCAGCCTCACCTGCTATTAATTAATTGCTATGACGCCAAAGAGGATCTATTGCAAAACATCCAGTTAatcctctggtgttttcagTTCACACTGCCATATTCCAGTCTCTGGCGGGAGAAATTGAAGGCATCTGTCGGATCACACTGACCCACTGTGATTAAagacagggagagcagagacGAGCGAAGGTCATAAACCCGAAGGATTGAGCTAATCTGGCTAATACACAACTGTGTGTAGTGAGTGAGCATGTTGAAGGCTATAGTCTATAAGCacaaatcagtgtgtgtgtgtgtctgcttgagcgtgtgtgtgcgtattcacAGCAAACAGGAGAGCTACAGCCACTTCCTAATTAGCTTTCcagtaagagagggaggagaggaatgcaGGAGTGATTGATAAAGCCGGTATACAGAGCGTGGCTCTGTCGTCATTCCTCCAGGCCGACTCAGGCCTTTTGTTTATTTACTCCCAGCCCCAGCACATGAATACTGGCAGTCTGCTTACCACCCCTAGGCCAAAAACTAccctaacacatacacacacacaccagtttatTACTATCCGAACCTCCGATTCACCGTCTGTTGTCATGGTGGCTTTATGTTCACTTGGTACATACAGTACCATGCTTTCAGTCCGGTTCCATCACTCAAGGTCACATTAAATCCACTGTAGTTGGGATGCAGTGTTACTCAACACCTGAGTAAGAACAGGAGATCAGAAAATTGCCGTCGCCCCTCCACATATCTTATCATGCCGAGAGATAAGAGACAATTCCACTGAGCCTCATAAAGAAGGCACAGTTCCTGCTCAGAGATAAAGGAAAATTGATCTCTTTCAATGGGAACCTGTCCAATTATATGTTTTTGGAGCATGCGTGATGAGACTGGCTGCCTGGTACATTGTTTGTCAGTTAGCATGGTCTGTTCTCTATGAAGAAAAAATGAAATATTACTTGATATTCAATGACAAGCAATTGTATTCTTGATCTCTTCCAAATACAGACCAATACACTGTTCTAATGGCTGCAGTCACGGCATCCGCCAGCGAGGACAAGATTGTGAAGTGCGTGGAGCTACTTCTGTCAAGAAATGCTAACGCAAACACATTTAACAAGTAAGATAAATAACTTGTTATATGTCAACTTTATATGATCTCTTGTTGTTTGGcaaccctgcctccatcctgctTTTTCCCTTTCTTTTGCTCTCTCGCTTACTATTCCCACCACTGTTACCCCCTTGGAAACCCTCACCTAGTCTGGTGTTCCATACGTGGCATCAGACAACTTGAAGCCCCCCTGACAGCCCACAGACAAACACCGTCCGCAGAATGAGTGCGCAAGCGGCGGTAGGAAATGGATTGTTTCCTCTCCAGACAAAATATTTAATGAACAGTAACGAGAGACAGAGGGTCTGTGTACAAGGGTAAAAtaaaggggaaagggggggggggatgccccCTTACAGCACGAGCAGAGAAAacgccacacacagacatgcaccccTCCTTGCTTTTAGTATTTAACAAGCAATTTACTCTAGCTGCATTTCCAACCCCAGTCTGAGTGCATACAGATGCGTTCTGTCGACTGAAACATCACTCAAGAACAAGATGTGGGGTCCATGTTCACATAGCTCACCTGCAAGATGGAACAGGCTGTGAGGCCAACTCTACAAGGACTTTTTAGTTGCAACGTTCTCTGCGAACTCGCAAGCTCCCTAGCCAAAAGTTATATCTTTCCCTCAGGGTATAAACATAACTTCAGTGATGGACACTCGGTTTCACCTGATAGCTAATGGCTTCATAATAGTTGAGGTTAGCCGTTTCTCTAGCAACGCTATTGTTCCTCCCTTTGTGACGTTCTAAACCACGTTTGCTCAGTCAGGTTTGCATATTGATTCTCCATTTATCTGGGAATAGGTGAGCTAAAACGCATACAGTACGCACGCAAGCTCACACACCTGTCAGTGAATGACCTTGTTGTCACCTGGATGCAAGTGAGAATTGCCCTCTGGGAaaagccacagacacacagagccctaaaaacatcacagacacacagtgtcaACACACTGGTGGCCCAAGAGGAAGCAATTTGTTGTCAGTGTGAGAAATTGCCCCTGTCGACTCGCCTGAGCCCCCAAATCACCACTGCCTGCCCCTCTCACACATATTTTACATtgactttctcacacacaaaacacctcACTCAGTACACAGTCATTAAActttttcttgctttctctcgcgCACACACGCTCCCCTGTTCCTGGGAAATGTCAGGTATTGTGATGAATATCTCCAGGGCATTCCCACACCTTGATTTTTCTCACCCACTGTTTGAGAAAGGTTACTAGCAATGTCTCTATAACATTGCCCAACACAGCATCGTAATACAGCCTGGTGCAGTACCATGGGATGAGTGACAGTGGCAAGGTTACTCTGCTGTCTCAATGGGGCTCGACTGTTAGTTACCAGTTTGAGACCAAAACCACTTGTTTTACACGCTGTCGAGTTAGTTCTTGAATTAGCAACGCTAATGTTACTagataaaaatacatttgtgtATCTTAAGTTTGATATTTTCCACTCCTGCTTTCGATATAAATGATGTCTGCTGTGTGGAGGCAATGGAACAGTTTTCCAGACTGTATTATGGTGGAAGGCTACCACATACATAGTGCCAGAAGAGTTTGACCGGTCTGGGGCATAGTATATGGTGCCCTTAAGTGGCATAAAGCAGTTCCACATCTAATTCCACTCCACTCTCTGTCCTTTCTCTTGTCATGAGGACTGACATGACCTGCCTGATGCTGGCGGCAAGAGAGGGCTACAGTCAGGTCatcaacctgctggtgtcccaCGGGGCTGAGGTGAACGCCCAGGACGGGCATGGCTACACGGTGAGGGAAGCTAACAACCCTTAGTGTGACTCCAATGgacttgcatttacatttagtcatttagcagactctcttatccagagcgtcttacagtaagtacagggacattctccccaaggcaagtagggtgaagtgccttgcccaaggacacagcgtcattttgCGCAGTCGGGAatcaaacctgcaaccttctgattaatagcctgactccctaaccgctcagccatctgacccccacttcTTGTTTTTTTCCCTCTAGAAATAGTAACCACTTATTGTGAACAGCAAGCTTTATTTTAAGGTATTATAATTGTTTGATTAAGAGATTGGCATATTAGTCTATGTTCTTGCAAATTGGCTTTCATTGTGCCTGTCTTGGGAGTTTTTCAGCCAATTGTACCATTTTAGTTGCAGGCTTTTGTTTGTCAGGATAAAATGTCACTGTATTAGGATGGATGGTATAGCTGATATTCACAGGTcattaagtgtgtttgtgtagtcggTCGGTGGCTATGGGTTATAATATTAGTAAATACCATTTGAAGACATTTCCATAATTTGCATCAAAAGCAATTGTAAGGACCTGATTGCTTATAAGacagtgcacgtgtgtgcgatGTCAACCCTCCAGGCTCTGATGATGGCGGTGCAGTACGGCAAGGAACAGGCCGTCCTGAAGCTGCTTCAGCTGGGAGCGGACAGGAGCATCAAGAACCGCACAGAGAAGACTGCAGCCGACCTGGCCACGGTGTTCAAACAATCTCAGGTGTGGCGGCAATGAAAATATATACGGTAGCTATAGGATATAGCTGTAGAGTTCTGACATTTTGACATCGACCTGGTAGCCAGGACATGTAGAAACACTCAAgatattttctttctcttcctggcTGTTTTGATAGATCACCAGGATCCTGGCCAGCCCAGACAACACTCACTCAAACGTGGGGACTTCCAAAGATGAGAGCCTTTTTAAGTTCTTCAGGCGGAATCCTGACCCTTCAACTTCCAAGGAGAGGTGAGAACAGACAAGTCTGCACACTTATTGAGATTTTAGAAGCTTGGACTGATGGTTTCCTTTTAGATGGTTAACTACCTCAGGAAGTTGTCATTAAACAATCTATACACTAACCCTACATTGATCTGATGTAATATATATTAGTAAGTTTTTAGGTTTTAATAGTCTAGAAGTATCTTTGAGTTGTTTAAATCCACCTTAGATCTACTATATTAGAAAGGGGTTTCCCAGCAGGGGTTGTAAAAATTCTGGTTCATTTTAGTCAAAGTACAGTGCATGTGGCCCTCTAGTGGACATTGTGGGCAAAAAACAAAACGGGTGTTGGTACAGACATTGTGCTACCAGACATAAACGATAATAAACACTGTTTACATGTGGTTTTGTACCAGTTTTGGCTGGCGAAGAATTCTGCATCATGTTGCAAAAGCACAGACTGATGAATGTTTCTATTATGTCTGGCCGTGGGATAAACTGTGAAATCATAACAACATTGGACAGGGGGAAATTAACAAATCAAATCCCCTTGAGCTTTTAGATGGAGTGTATGTCTACAACACATCTGTTAAGTTGGGAGGAAGGAAATAAAAAAAGTGCATTGTAGTCAATTATGAGATTGTATATAAATACATTAGCAATGAAGACACTAGCTGACACCCAGGATACATTTTCTTAAGTGATATTCAGTTGCCTCTACCAACCTCCACAGTCTGGCCAAGCTGTGCGACATCGAGCTGCTTCTCCATGGCCTGGACCTGGAATACCTGTCTGACATCATGATGGTAagcatctctctctgctccagagCCTCCTGCAGCTAGTCTGGCTCATAACCTTGGACTACACATGACTTATGAAGACTGGTTTGGTCTGGAACTGACTGGTTTACTCATGTTATGTTCAAATGCACATGCAGGCTGCattgacagaaacacacatggcACACCTGCATGGCACACCTGCATGGCACACCTGCATGGCACACCTGCATGGCACACCTGCATGGCACACCTGCATGGCACACCTGCATGGCACACCTGCATGGCACACCTGCATGGTACACCTGCATGGCACACCTGCATGGCACAGCTGGTCGGCGAATAGTTTTAATTTTTACCATTGAGTGATATCGACTTCTCCACTGCAACAGGAGAACAACATCACCTGGAGCTACCTGTTGACCATGGAGAAAGATGACctggagaaggtagagagagcaatGTTATCTTCCTAGAATTTAACTTTAGACCTCATAATAtgattttataaaaaaaatggtTCTTTCCTACTCCTAAAGTAATTGGctaaggcaacacacacacagctgtgtggaGTTTTTACACGTTGCTTGCTGCAGTACATccaaaaaataaaatgcattaTTCAAAGCATAAGTACATTATTTCAAGAAAATACATTGTTTTCTTACTGGTATGTCTCTTGTCGTCTTCCAGATAGGTGTCACAGACCCAGGTGACCAGAAGAAGGTCCTGTGTGCTGTACAGGAGATGCATCAAGATAGCGTGGACATGGATATGCTCAACCAACTGGAGAACATAGACAGTGGGTATGCTAACTCTATatgtttcaaatgttttttttttttttttttttaaggcatAATCTATCCATGATACAATTCTACTTTATTTTTTCCGACTACCTTAGCTTTAGATGACTAACTACAGCTGCGCTCTGTTTGCCAACCAACAGCCCATTTGTTTCCTGACCCCCACATTTGCTATTAGTCAGTAATCTTACACAGAAAGCTTTGTATGCAGTGTACTGCTGCTTATCACCCAAAGTGACAACATTTAACTTTTAAAACATGAACTAAAACAAAATGAGCCACTCATCTTAGAACTTGGACCGTACACACCTGAAACATCTCAGCATTCTCACCGGACGCCATCCCTCATCCTGTTAACGTGCTGTATAACAGGGATGTTCATACCCCCC
Coding sequences within:
- the asz1 gene encoding ankyrin repeat, SAM and basic leucine zipper domain-containing protein 1; translated protein: MSNKVKNACPAGAESDGSDVEWDLGFPSSKKTVDTAGTSAGVPVEEDSVAKLKRAIDTGNVHLVQELLDNGLDVETRLGFEWTPLMCAVHVAHCELAVLLLNRGASANFSRDQYTVLMAAVTASASEDKIVKCVELLLSRNANANTFNKTDMTCLMLAAREGYSQVINLLVSHGAEVNAQDGHGYTALMMAVQYGKEQAVLKLLQLGADRSIKNRTEKTAADLATVFKQSQITRILASPDNTHSNVGTSKDESLFKFFRRNPDPSTSKESLAKLCDIELLLHGLDLEYLSDIMMENNITWSYLLTMEKDDLEKIGVTDPGDQKKVLCAVQEMHQDSVDMDMLNQLENIDSGSEELYNFLISLRQQCCYLTETVQDVNTRFPRQASQLVLSLDPQKEAQALCKDLVAQTGDLQKEVACLHSLLCKMDEVGDFCAFPQPGSHGQWRRWALKRLSLSMLGAGLLFLLSKAKNLKVYF